From Sphingobium sp. RAC03, a single genomic window includes:
- a CDS encoding ATP-binding protein codes for MIERHIATDLIERLATTPAVALLGPRQVGKTTLALEIGKTTPSLYLDLESDADRAKLSEPELYLSGHQDKLVILDEVHRLPGLFQILRGLIDSGRREGLTSGRFLLLGSASIDLLAQSGESLAGRVSYLEMGGLDALEVDAQAMNRLWVRGGFPDSFLGASDRSSLRWRQDFIRTYLERDVPMLGPRIAAETLRRFWTMLAHQQSGLMNASDFARGLGLDSKTIANYLDLLVDLLLVRRLEPWHSNTAKRLVKSPRIYVRDSGLVHALLGLGDEEAVLGHPVAGGSWEGFVIESLIAAAPEGSLANFYRTAAGAEIDLLITLPGGDLWVYEVKRSLSPKVERGFHHACQDLRPQRQIVIYPGSETYPLSADIMVMPLETAGQMLRARA; via the coding sequence ATGATTGAACGGCATATCGCAACAGATTTGATCGAACGTCTGGCTACGACACCAGCAGTGGCGCTGCTGGGACCGCGTCAGGTGGGTAAAACCACGCTGGCGCTCGAGATCGGCAAGACGACCCCTTCGCTCTATCTCGATCTGGAATCCGACGCGGATCGTGCGAAGCTGAGCGAGCCTGAGCTTTATCTCTCGGGGCATCAGGACAAGCTGGTGATCCTTGATGAAGTGCATCGCCTGCCGGGGCTTTTCCAGATCCTGCGGGGATTGATCGATAGTGGCAGACGCGAAGGCCTTACATCCGGCCGCTTCCTGCTCCTGGGTTCGGCATCGATCGATCTCCTGGCGCAGTCGGGAGAAAGTCTGGCCGGTCGGGTCAGCTATCTTGAAATGGGGGGACTCGATGCCCTTGAGGTAGACGCGCAAGCGATGAACAGGCTGTGGGTACGAGGCGGGTTCCCTGACAGCTTTCTTGGGGCCAGTGACCGCTCCAGTCTGCGCTGGCGGCAGGACTTCATCCGCACCTATCTCGAGCGGGACGTGCCCATGCTCGGCCCCAGAATAGCCGCCGAGACATTGCGGCGCTTCTGGACGATGCTGGCCCATCAGCAATCTGGCCTGATGAACGCTTCGGACTTTGCACGAGGCCTCGGTCTCGACTCCAAGACAATTGCCAACTATCTCGACCTGCTGGTTGATCTGCTGCTCGTTCGCAGGCTGGAGCCCTGGCACAGCAACACCGCCAAGCGGCTCGTCAAATCGCCGCGCATCTATGTACGCGACAGCGGCCTGGTCCATGCCTTGCTTGGCCTTGGCGACGAAGAGGCGGTTCTTGGGCATCCCGTGGCTGGCGGTAGCTGGGAGGGCTTTGTTATAGAAAGTCTGATCGCAGCGGCGCCTGAAGGCAGTCTCGCCAATTTCTATCGCACCGCCGCCGGCGCAGAGATCGATCTTCTGATCACGCTGCCAGGGGGCGATTTGTGGGTCTATGAGGTAAAGCGTAGCCTTTCGCCCAAGGTCGAACGCGGCTTTCATCACGCGTGCCAGGATCTGAGGCCCCAACGCCAGATCGTCATCTATCCTGGCAGCGAGACCTACCCCCTTTCTGCGGACATCATGGTGATGCCGCTTGAAACGGCCGGCCAGATGCTGCGCGCGCGCGCATGA
- a CDS encoding S26 family signal peptidase: MLRLAWNAARLGWPVVRDLPRRAAEALGQAGPDQPAMPERLWKAMAIVSAIALFVWWALPQLVWVRSPSINAYAVRKSPGTIARHDLVMFELRHPLAGPVPVNVTKYALCLPGDHLASFTMRSDRFSGRIEAAFFCNGNLLGVSKAYGRNGKRLDYFRWKSGPIPEGRAYIGSSYKDGFDSRYFGLVPIAKLVRMERVL, translated from the coding sequence ATGCTCAGACTCGCCTGGAACGCCGCTAGGCTCGGCTGGCCCGTTGTCCGCGACCTGCCCCGGCGGGCCGCCGAAGCCTTGGGACAAGCGGGTCCCGATCAGCCAGCCATGCCGGAACGGTTATGGAAAGCGATGGCTATAGTGTCGGCCATTGCCTTGTTCGTCTGGTGGGCGCTGCCCCAGCTGGTCTGGGTCCGCAGCCCCTCGATCAACGCCTATGCTGTCCGTAAATCGCCTGGGACCATCGCCCGGCATGATCTGGTGATGTTCGAACTGCGCCATCCCCTCGCCGGGCCGGTACCGGTCAATGTCACCAAATATGCGCTATGCCTGCCCGGTGACCATCTTGCGTCCTTCACCATGCGGTCCGATCGCTTTTCCGGACGCATAGAGGCCGCCTTCTTCTGCAACGGCAACCTCCTGGGTGTCAGCAAAGCCTATGGGAGGAACGGCAAGCGACTGGACTATTTTCGCTGGAAAAGCGGGCCGATCCCTGAAGGCCGGGCCTATATTGGCTCATCCTACAAGGACGGGTTCGACAGCCGTTATTTCGGCCTGGTCCCGATCGCAAAACTGGTGCGGATGGAGCGGGTGCTGTGA
- a CDS encoding type-F conjugative transfer system pilin assembly protein TrbC, translating to MGKRLAQALGLEAPSAQAIVDAVAPAAPRSWVPVLFVSSSLPITTLRNYAGQLERAHGVLAFRGMPGGLTKVGPMAKLSAEILRLDPGCEGPACAMRNVQLIVDPILFRQHGVTRVPALGFLPGDPTQPYCEREEEGPASTKAAHLVYGDAALTGMFEAYARLGGKEEVRDAQTRLERR from the coding sequence ATGGGCAAGCGGCTGGCGCAAGCCCTGGGCCTGGAAGCGCCCTCAGCACAGGCGATCGTCGACGCGGTCGCGCCCGCAGCCCCCCGATCCTGGGTGCCGGTCCTGTTCGTTTCCTCTTCACTCCCGATCACGACGCTGCGGAACTACGCCGGGCAGCTCGAGCGCGCGCACGGGGTCCTTGCATTTCGTGGCATGCCCGGCGGGCTCACCAAGGTCGGCCCGATGGCGAAGCTCTCGGCAGAGATCCTGCGGCTCGATCCAGGCTGCGAGGGCCCGGCTTGCGCCATGCGCAATGTGCAACTGATCGTCGATCCGATCCTGTTCCGGCAGCATGGCGTCACAAGGGTACCCGCGCTTGGGTTTCTGCCGGGCGATCCGACTCAGCCCTATTGCGAGCGGGAGGAGGAAGGACCCGCCTCTACCAAAGCCGCGCATCTCGTCTATGGCGATGCGGCGCTCACCGGAATGTTCGAAGCCTATGCCCGCCTCGGCGGCAAAGAGGAGGTGCGCGATGCTCAGACTCGCCTGGAACGCCGCTAG
- a CDS encoding conjugal transfer protein TraF, protein MKRAVSLFVAAGILALVPKAARSADAPPPSTKVRQGYWWYEAPPAPKAQADEMEDGPLVKPVIPPMAELARWTPPRIRKLIESQRDYAATVLTVDAVSDFWRLQDFARRKARAFAGVTQIAMLTHPELNAKSANPMVGDARAALGAQKEAVRRAYLRGQARQYALVMFSRESCGYCRVQWPIVQRFQEDYGWQVIRQDLDAHPELGSRFGVEVTPTTMVIRRDSAQRMVIASGVEAYPNLSQMTYQAVRLLNGDIRPEQFMTGAGEEGGFFDALANGPVAASSLAPDGQRSSITIGGDER, encoded by the coding sequence GTGAAGCGCGCGGTTTCCCTATTCGTGGCGGCGGGCATACTTGCCCTCGTCCCGAAGGCCGCGCGAAGCGCGGATGCACCGCCGCCGTCAACGAAGGTCCGCCAGGGCTATTGGTGGTACGAGGCACCGCCGGCGCCCAAGGCGCAAGCGGACGAGATGGAGGATGGGCCGCTCGTTAAACCCGTCATCCCGCCGATGGCCGAGCTTGCCCGATGGACCCCACCGAGAATCCGCAAACTCATCGAGTCTCAGCGCGACTATGCCGCGACCGTGCTGACCGTGGACGCAGTATCGGACTTCTGGCGGCTGCAGGATTTCGCCCGGCGCAAGGCCAGGGCTTTTGCCGGCGTCACCCAGATTGCGATGCTCACCCATCCCGAGCTCAATGCCAAGTCGGCCAATCCCATGGTCGGCGATGCGCGCGCCGCGCTGGGTGCCCAGAAGGAGGCAGTTCGCCGGGCCTATCTGCGCGGACAGGCAAGGCAATATGCCCTCGTCATGTTCAGCCGGGAGAGTTGCGGCTACTGCCGGGTGCAATGGCCGATCGTCCAGCGGTTTCAGGAGGATTATGGCTGGCAGGTGATCCGGCAGGATCTTGATGCTCATCCCGAACTAGGATCGCGGTTCGGGGTCGAGGTGACGCCGACGACGATGGTGATCCGGCGCGACAGCGCACAGCGCATGGTGATTGCAAGCGGCGTCGAGGCTTATCCGAACCTCTCGCAAATGACCTATCAGGCAGTCAGGCTGCTCAATGGCGATATCCGACCCGAACAGTTCATGACGGGCGCTGGCGAAGAAGGCGGCTTTTTCGATGCCCTGGCCAATGGGCCCGTCGCTGCATCCAGTCTGGCGCCGGATGGCCAAAGGTCGAGCATCACCATCGGGGGCGACGAGCGATGA
- a CDS encoding conjugal transfer protein TraW has product MPAAGDSAMHKRCAIPIMLCIASISEPAQAGTATIGRTWPIVEADALSEIEARASRQPVDVARNFGPRSGWSAMRAATLGLASKARTRFVVPFYTLEFDIKLPDGTMLYSKGFTFNPLTYVALPQRLVIVHPRDLGWALRTARPADFILLTAGDALALGEQVGRPLFILEERVKDRLGLTVAPVIVSQAGQRLVLQEYAPLDLISKAAHRVEIVR; this is encoded by the coding sequence ATGCCCGCCGCCGGAGACAGCGCCATGCATAAGCGCTGCGCCATACCCATCATGCTTTGCATCGCGTCCATTTCAGAGCCAGCGCAGGCAGGCACCGCCACGATCGGCCGCACCTGGCCGATCGTGGAGGCTGACGCGCTGAGCGAGATAGAAGCCCGGGCGTCGCGGCAGCCCGTCGATGTGGCGCGCAATTTCGGTCCCCGCAGTGGATGGTCCGCGATGCGCGCGGCCACGCTCGGCCTGGCGAGTAAAGCCCGCACCCGCTTCGTCGTGCCCTTCTATACGCTCGAGTTCGACATCAAGCTGCCCGATGGGACGATGCTTTATTCCAAAGGGTTCACCTTCAATCCCCTGACCTATGTCGCGCTGCCCCAGCGTCTCGTCATTGTGCATCCGCGCGATCTTGGCTGGGCGCTGCGCACCGCGCGGCCCGCAGACTTCATTCTTCTGACCGCAGGCGATGCGTTGGCGTTGGGCGAACAGGTCGGCCGCCCACTCTTCATTCTTGAGGAACGCGTGAAAGACCGGCTCGGACTGACGGTCGCGCCGGTCATCGTCTCGCAGGCGGGACAGCGGCTCGTCCTGCAGGAATATGCCCCGCTCGACTTAATATCGAAGGCGGCTCACCGGGTGGAGATCGTCCGATGA
- a CDS encoding TraU family protein yields MISISTPIPAQASKCEAGTIFNPITKVRWTCIFPITIGGVKVGSFDKLDKELDAQSASKPLCACRKGVSFWFGVKVSFWSPNRMVDVVTEPGCMMALGADLMPTGGKLQGSQSSIADGTNSVKMFAQMHYYIAPVWKMLDMFTDLPCIEDDGFDVAMITEVLPTWQSGTLGAIIQPEGILFGNPAAGLACMADSAAAAAGKVIDPLFWCMGSWGATYPIAGDIHFGDSVEAWAGLAARGTFMMGRLGALTISSADGCAFKPQPIWTKSRYKLQIMEPVKGGKCVNVGRPGALWSSGKHAPGKDNAQFMLFEKVICCAGIPVP; encoded by the coding sequence TTGATCTCCATCTCAACGCCGATACCCGCTCAAGCGTCGAAATGCGAGGCCGGTACGATCTTCAATCCGATCACGAAGGTGCGCTGGACCTGCATTTTCCCGATCACGATCGGCGGCGTGAAGGTCGGGAGTTTCGACAAGCTCGACAAGGAACTCGACGCCCAGTCGGCGAGCAAGCCGCTATGTGCCTGTCGCAAGGGTGTCAGCTTCTGGTTCGGGGTCAAGGTCAGCTTCTGGTCGCCAAATCGCATGGTCGATGTCGTCACCGAGCCTGGATGCATGATGGCGCTGGGCGCTGATCTGATGCCAACCGGCGGCAAGCTCCAGGGTAGCCAGAGTTCAATCGCCGATGGAACGAATAGCGTCAAGATGTTCGCGCAGATGCATTATTATATCGCGCCGGTCTGGAAGATGCTCGACATGTTCACCGATCTGCCGTGCATCGAGGATGACGGTTTCGACGTCGCTATGATCACCGAGGTTCTACCGACCTGGCAATCGGGAACGCTGGGCGCGATCATCCAGCCCGAAGGCATATTGTTCGGTAATCCCGCCGCCGGCCTTGCCTGCATGGCAGACAGCGCTGCGGCTGCGGCGGGCAAGGTCATCGACCCCCTCTTCTGGTGCATGGGCTCCTGGGGTGCCACCTACCCGATCGCTGGTGACATCCATTTTGGTGACAGTGTCGAGGCTTGGGCGGGTCTCGCCGCCCGCGGCACCTTCATGATGGGACGCCTCGGCGCGCTGACCATCTCCTCGGCGGACGGCTGCGCATTCAAGCCGCAGCCGATCTGGACCAAGAGCCGCTACAAGCTCCAGATCATGGAGCCGGTCAAGGGCGGTAAATGCGTCAATGTCGGCCGTCCCGGCGCGCTCTGGTCGAGCGGCAAACACGCCCCTGGCAAAGACAATGCCCAGTTCATGCTTTTCGAAAAGGTGATCTGCTGCGCCGGCATTCCGGTGCCATGA
- a CDS encoding conjugal transfer protein TraH produces MQRLRHHALSAGIATLAACSVSSPAQAQGWAESWFDNVTYTSPGSFEDQTRGYVTAGGMSGRVDVHNDYLMSLTVPKVKAGCGGIDMFLGGMSFLDPDYLVQKLESILQAAPAVAFQYLLETLDEKMGNIISKMEATTNYLNSIQVNDCRLANRMVQIGKGDDNMSGIIEEMTGYRSVKQGFAKSYQQSREKIEANANNPTEDLKDALANCPAEVTDIFRTGSLLSHAAARVGASSWASVMRARVGDVYMRWDANDKVPLFSAIPACPAQDSESPDDFLSGKVQKRALNMPATADDCSADGTKGALALSRERLEAIAGKIKTKAALSEEERQFVANVRTLPVYRMLEWGVRQGVVGSVIADTDELVALTLAYQMLNDLTRTIDFTLTNAERGTSAAGAADGASANICQTRILTKGIEQLRDLREEVLRQRAQMRQSYLAALNQANLSANYAGLLRQRDLDARNAAGVAATRNR; encoded by the coding sequence ATGCAACGTCTGCGTCACCATGCCCTGTCTGCCGGTATTGCCACGCTTGCGGCATGTAGCGTCAGTTCACCGGCGCAGGCGCAAGGTTGGGCGGAAAGCTGGTTCGACAATGTCACCTATACAAGTCCCGGAAGCTTTGAGGATCAGACCCGCGGCTATGTGACGGCCGGCGGCATGTCGGGCCGGGTCGATGTCCATAACGACTATCTGATGAGCCTGACAGTCCCTAAGGTGAAGGCGGGGTGCGGCGGCATCGACATGTTTCTGGGCGGCATGTCATTCCTTGATCCCGACTATCTGGTGCAGAAGCTCGAGAGCATCCTCCAGGCCGCCCCTGCCGTTGCGTTCCAATATCTGCTCGAGACGCTCGATGAGAAGATGGGCAACATCATCTCGAAGATGGAGGCAACGACCAACTATCTCAATTCCATCCAGGTCAATGACTGTCGGCTTGCCAATCGCATGGTGCAGATCGGCAAGGGCGACGACAATATGTCGGGGATCATCGAGGAAATGACGGGCTATCGCTCGGTCAAACAGGGCTTTGCCAAAAGCTACCAGCAAAGCCGCGAGAAGATCGAGGCAAACGCCAACAATCCGACGGAGGATCTCAAGGACGCACTGGCCAACTGCCCGGCTGAGGTGACGGACATCTTCCGCACCGGCTCGCTCCTGTCCCACGCGGCCGCCCGGGTCGGCGCCAGCAGCTGGGCGAGCGTCATGCGCGCGCGGGTCGGCGACGTCTATATGCGCTGGGACGCGAACGACAAGGTGCCCCTCTTCTCCGCGATCCCGGCCTGCCCGGCGCAAGACAGCGAGTCCCCTGACGATTTCCTATCCGGCAAGGTCCAGAAGCGCGCACTTAACATGCCTGCGACTGCGGACGATTGCTCGGCCGATGGGACCAAGGGCGCGCTGGCGCTGTCGCGCGAACGGCTCGAGGCCATTGCGGGAAAGATCAAGACGAAGGCTGCATTGTCGGAAGAAGAGCGCCAGTTCGTCGCCAATGTCCGCACCCTGCCTGTTTACCGAATGCTCGAATGGGGCGTGCGCCAGGGCGTGGTCGGCTCGGTGATCGCCGACACCGATGAGCTGGTCGCCCTGACCCTTGCCTATCAGATGCTGAACGACCTCACCCGCACGATCGATTTTACGCTTACCAATGCCGAGCGCGGCACAAGCGCGGCGGGCGCCGCGGACGGCGCGAGCGCCAATATTTGCCAGACCCGGATCCTCACCAAGGGAATCGAGCAGCTGCGCGACCTGCGCGAGGAGGTGCTGCGGCAGCGCGCGCAGATGCGGCAATCCTATCTGGCGGCGCTAAACCAGGCGAACCTGTCGGCCAACTATGCCGGGCTCCTGCGCCAGCGCGATCTCGATGCCCGCAATGCCGCCGGCGTAGCCGCCACCCGCAATCGCTGA
- the traN gene encoding conjugal transfer protein TraN gives MSGRNAFTAALMLLLATCAQPQVATAQTEATQQWLCAVDRNGNGDAADEGEIAGCGTMEGGQHLCPIDQVACTQGIDHHYACPLGPQYACLSPDGIAPPSCSPHACIDTGAHPIETDVSIDDPGTPADGTVDEDGNCLGTIEIFGGRKLRCRPPGLSVTFQNCCKDKGQIVKDGMGASISSIGTKIAVAKGVFTGMKAAYTAFRAGATASQAASAGANALIVGIDPTSIAISLAINFMMEVLLRGCDQQDMEAGMLRGSGMCHEVGTYCSSKILGICVQKAKSQCCFNSKLGRIIQEQGRPQLKAFANGWGEVKSPECRGFTPQEFQALDFSRMDLSEYYSEIEARSADLIQSDMEERVDAYLKTVQP, from the coding sequence ATGAGCGGCCGCAATGCCTTTACCGCCGCGCTGATGCTCTTGCTCGCTACCTGCGCGCAGCCCCAGGTCGCCACTGCGCAGACGGAGGCGACGCAGCAATGGCTCTGCGCGGTCGATCGCAACGGCAATGGCGATGCCGCCGATGAAGGCGAGATCGCCGGATGCGGGACCATGGAAGGTGGCCAGCATCTATGCCCCATCGACCAGGTCGCCTGTACGCAGGGCATCGACCACCATTATGCCTGCCCGCTTGGGCCCCAATATGCCTGCCTTTCGCCCGACGGCATCGCGCCACCGAGTTGCTCGCCCCATGCCTGCATCGATACTGGTGCCCATCCGATCGAGACCGATGTTTCGATCGACGACCCCGGCACTCCGGCAGACGGCACGGTCGATGAAGACGGCAATTGTCTCGGGACGATCGAGATATTCGGCGGCCGGAAACTGCGCTGCCGACCACCGGGTCTTAGCGTCACCTTCCAGAACTGCTGCAAGGACAAGGGGCAAATCGTCAAGGACGGGATGGGGGCGTCGATCAGCTCGATCGGTACCAAGATCGCGGTCGCCAAGGGCGTGTTCACCGGCATGAAGGCGGCTTATACCGCGTTCCGGGCGGGTGCGACCGCGAGCCAGGCAGCGAGCGCAGGCGCCAACGCGCTGATCGTCGGGATCGACCCAACGTCGATCGCCATCAGCCTTGCGATCAATTTCATGATGGAGGTGCTGCTGCGAGGCTGCGACCAACAGGATATGGAAGCGGGCATGCTGCGGGGTTCGGGCATGTGCCACGAGGTCGGCACCTACTGCTCGTCGAAGATCCTGGGCATCTGCGTCCAGAAGGCGAAAAGCCAGTGCTGCTTCAACAGCAAGCTCGGTCGCATCATCCAGGAGCAGGGCCGCCCGCAGTTAAAGGCGTTCGCCAATGGCTGGGGCGAGGTCAAATCGCCCGAATGCCGCGGCTTTACGCCCCAGGAGTTCCAGGCGCTCGACTTCAGCCGCATGGATCTGTCCGAATATTATAGCGAGATCGAGGCCCGGTCGGCCGATCTCATCCAGTCCGATATGGAGGAGCGCGTCGATGCGTATCTCAAGACCGTCCAGCCTTAG